In Cercospora beticola chromosome 3, complete sequence, the following proteins share a genomic window:
- the FIS1 gene encoding Mitochondrial fission 1 protein (BUSCO:EOG09265A4E): protein MGEHLPYAADAESALKPAELQVLRSQYEKEGEYVSLQTKFNYAWGLIKSNSRPEQQEGVRLLSEIFRASPDRRRECLYYLALGNYKLGNYAEAKRYNDSLLEIEPGNLQSQSLSQLIEDKVNKEGLVGVAIVGGLAVAAGVVGGLLFRGAQRKR, encoded by the exons ATGGGTGAACACTTGCCAT ACGCTGCGGATGCGGAAAG CGCCCTCAAACCCGCCGAACTCCAAGTCCTCCGCTCGCAATACGAAAAAGAAGGCGAATACGTCTCCCTTCAAACGAAGTTCAACTATGCCTGGGGCCTGATCAAATCGAACTCACGGCCTGAACAACAAGAAGGCGTGCGACTACTATCCGAGATCTTCCGCGCATCGCCTGACCGCCGACGAGAATGCCTGTACTATCTGGCATTGGGCAATTACAAGCTGGGGAATTATGCTGAGGCGAAGAGATATAATGACAGTTTGTTGGAGATTGAGCCCGGGAATCTGCAAAGTCAAAGTTTGAGCCAGTTGATTGAGGATAAGGTCAATAAAGAAGGCCTGGTTGGCGTTGCGATCGTGGGCGGactggctgttgctgctggcgtggTGGGAGGTCTGCTGTTCAGAGGCGCGCAGCGAAAGAGGTAG
- a CDS encoding uncharacterized protein (MEROPS:MER0034665): MLLSKAELNESAQTHPEVAAFQAKYPQPPPSTDPLAARRALRGFIEANVKRLGPAPSDCEEFYHDVEMRDGFRSSAKICKPAKAQPGPLIVLLFGGGFIGGDNDQLTETARICVRSFGATVVNISYRCGPEYKFPFAQHDAWDNLYWIAENATTPLLAADPTKGFIIGGVSAGAAIAAALSRKFQEESLAYPLTGQWLAAPSLMHSGCCPPEYKSRYISLEQNSSASSSLAKESLRMMMDAVQWDRDSDLRYAANSKTPLAGQPRTFLQVCGQDPLRDDGLIYEEMLKNASVPTKLDLYPGCPHAHWASMRGLTVANRALIDTIVGIGWLLGTKVARPTAAEAWKVALA; this comes from the exons ATGCTGCTGTCGAAAGCAGAGTTGAACGAGTCTGCGCAAACTCATCCTGAGGTCGCCGCC TTTCAAGCAAAGTACCCACAGCCTCCACCAAGCACAGATCCATTGGCTGCCCGCAGAGCCCTCCGTGGGTTTATCGAAGCCAACGTGAAAAGGCTAGGTCCTGCTCCAAGCGATTGCGAGGAATTCTATCACGATGTCGAGATGAGGGACGGGTTCCGGAGCTCAGCAAAAATATGCAAACCCGCAAAGGCCCAACCTGGTCCTCTGATCGTGCTACTGTTTGGCGGAGGTTTCATCGGAGGTGACAACGACCAGCTTACGGAGACAGCGCGGATATGTGTCAGGTCGTTCGGCGCGACTGTGGTCAACATCAGCTATCGATGTGGACCAGAGTATAAATTTCCATTCGCCCAGCACGATGCGTGGGACAACTTATATTGGATCGCGGAGAATGCCACGACACCGCTTCTCGCAGCTGATCCAACGAAGGGCTTCATCATCGGCGGCGTCTCTGCCGGAGctgcaattgctgctgcacTATCTCGAAAATTTCAAGAAGAAAGTCTGGCATATCCACTGACTGGTCAGTGGCTCGCGGCGCCATCACTCATGCATAGCGGTTGCTGTCCACCAGAGTACAAGTCGCGGTACATCTCTTTAGAGCAGAACTCGtcggcatcatcgtcttTGGCGAAAGAGTCTTTGAGAATGATGATGGATGCCGTGCAGTGGGATCGAGACTCAGATTTGAGGTACGCAGCAAACTCGAAGACACCACTCGCTGGACAGCCAAGGACATTTCTTCAGGTGTGTGGCCAAGACCCATTGCGTGACGACGGGCTCATCTATGAAGAGATGCTCAAGAATGCCAGCGTCCCGACCAAGCTGGACCTGTATCCGGGATGTCCGCACGCGCATTGGGCGTCCATGAGGGGGCTGACCGTGGCGAATCGCGCTTTAATCGACACAATCGTTGGTATAGGATGGCTGTTGGGCACGAAAGTGGCTCGACCAACGGCAGCAGAGGCCTGGAAGGTTGCGTTGGCGTAG